Proteins co-encoded in one Arthrobacter globiformis genomic window:
- a CDS encoding enolase C-terminal domain-like protein: protein MTAQPTIARVEVVPVAGYDSMLMNLSGAHGPFFTRNVVIVTDSDGRTGLGEVPGGEKIRTTIEEAGSLIAGKPVARYRSLLREIAAEFADRDAGGRGLQTFDLRTTVHAVTAVESALLDLHGQFLGVPVAELLGDGQQRTSVPMLGYLFFIGDHKRTELPYLVEDAPSDRWEELRRQEAMTPEAVVALAEAAQERYGFSDFKLKGGVLSGDDEVDVVTALAKRFPDARVTLDPNGGWLLEEAIRLGKRMQGVVAYAEDPCGAEGRFSGREVMAEFRRATGLKTATNMIATDWREMSHAIRSNAVDIPLADPHFWTMHGSVRVAQLCNEFGLTWGSHSNNHFDISLAMFTHTGAAAPGEITALDTHWIWQDGQGLTKNPLQIKGGAIEVPDAPGLGIELDRGALDKAHQLYLEHGLDARDDSIGMQYYIDGWSFDPKRPCLVR, encoded by the coding sequence GTGACCGCCCAGCCGACAATTGCCCGCGTGGAAGTAGTCCCGGTTGCGGGCTATGACAGCATGCTGATGAACCTCAGCGGCGCCCACGGGCCGTTCTTCACCCGGAACGTGGTCATCGTGACGGACTCCGACGGCCGGACCGGCCTCGGCGAGGTGCCCGGCGGAGAGAAGATCCGCACCACCATCGAGGAAGCCGGCAGCCTGATCGCCGGTAAGCCCGTGGCCCGCTACCGCTCCCTGCTCCGCGAAATCGCGGCCGAGTTCGCCGACCGCGACGCCGGCGGCCGTGGCCTGCAGACCTTCGACCTGCGCACCACCGTCCACGCCGTCACCGCCGTCGAATCCGCGCTGCTGGACTTGCACGGCCAGTTCCTTGGCGTCCCCGTGGCAGAACTGTTGGGCGACGGGCAGCAGCGGACGTCCGTGCCCATGCTCGGATACCTGTTCTTCATCGGCGACCACAAGCGGACGGAACTGCCCTACCTGGTGGAGGACGCGCCGTCGGACCGCTGGGAGGAACTGCGCCGCCAGGAGGCAATGACTCCCGAGGCCGTTGTTGCCCTGGCCGAAGCCGCGCAGGAGCGCTACGGCTTCAGTGACTTCAAGCTCAAGGGCGGCGTGCTCTCCGGCGACGACGAGGTGGACGTGGTCACGGCCCTCGCCAAGCGCTTCCCTGATGCCCGCGTCACGCTGGATCCGAACGGCGGCTGGCTGCTCGAGGAGGCCATCCGGCTGGGCAAGCGGATGCAGGGCGTCGTGGCCTACGCCGAGGACCCCTGCGGCGCGGAAGGCCGCTTCTCCGGGCGCGAGGTCATGGCGGAATTCCGCCGCGCCACCGGACTGAAGACGGCCACCAACATGATCGCCACGGACTGGCGGGAGATGTCCCACGCCATCCGCAGCAACGCCGTCGACATTCCACTGGCGGACCCGCACTTCTGGACCATGCACGGCTCGGTCCGCGTGGCGCAGCTGTGCAACGAGTTCGGCCTGACCTGGGGCTCGCACTCGAACAACCATTTCGATATCTCGCTGGCCATGTTCACGCACACCGGTGCGGCAGCACCCGGAGAGATCACAGCGCTGGACACGCACTGGATCTGGCAGGACGGACAAGGCCTCACCAAGAACCCGCTGCAGATCAAGGGCGGCGCCATCGAGGTTCCGGACGCCCCCGGGCTCGGCATCGAACTGGACCGCGGTGCGCTGGACAAGGCGCACCAGCTGTACCTGGAGCACGGACTGGATGCCCGCGACGACAGCATCGGCATGCAGTACTACATCGACGGCTGGTCCTTCGACCCGAAGCGCCCCTGCCTGGTCCGCTAG
- a CDS encoding aldehyde dehydrogenase (NADP(+)) encodes MTLTGHSLIAGQAVAGEGKTTFAFNPATNEQLEPAYTLLTEEQLKAATAAAAEAFESFSSLDPETHAAFLDAIADNIEAIGDELSVRAGQETGLPAARLQGERARTTGQLRLFANVVRQGDFRGVRIDPALPDRTPLPRADIRQRQIPLGPVAVFGASNFPLAFSTAGGDTASALAAGCPVVFKAHNAHPGTSELVGQAIAKAVKDFGLHPGVFSLIYGPGSSIGQALVADPAIKAVGFTGSQSAGIALMRTAAARPEPIPVYAEMSSLNPVFVFPGALNGSAEKIDALAQQYVTAVTGSSGQLCTSPGLLFAPAGEAGDKLAAAVGRAVSTCAGQTMLTAGIAGSWNSGTEALGAAENVTVVGTGAPGPTQNAPAPAIFGTDISNFISNEVLHAEIFGAASLVIRYSSAEELIEATNRIEGQLTASLQLTEEDYPTAARLIPALEQKVGRIIVNGWPTGVEVGHAMVHGGPFPATSDTRTTSVGTLAINRFLRPVAYQNLPQELLPAPLKDANPWQLNRRIDGDVVPAAEKEEVNA; translated from the coding sequence GTGACCCTCACCGGACACTCCCTGATTGCCGGACAAGCCGTTGCCGGCGAAGGCAAGACCACCTTCGCCTTCAACCCGGCCACCAACGAACAGCTTGAGCCCGCCTACACCCTGCTCACTGAGGAGCAGCTCAAGGCCGCCACGGCCGCGGCCGCCGAGGCCTTCGAGTCCTTCAGCTCGCTTGACCCCGAAACCCACGCCGCATTCCTGGACGCCATCGCGGACAACATCGAAGCCATCGGCGACGAACTGAGCGTCCGCGCCGGCCAAGAGACCGGCCTGCCCGCCGCCCGGCTGCAGGGCGAACGCGCCCGCACCACGGGACAGCTGCGGCTCTTCGCGAATGTCGTCCGCCAGGGCGACTTCCGCGGCGTCCGCATCGACCCCGCACTCCCGGACCGCACGCCCCTGCCGCGCGCTGACATCCGCCAGCGCCAGATCCCGCTGGGCCCTGTCGCCGTCTTCGGCGCTAGCAACTTCCCGCTGGCCTTCTCGACGGCGGGCGGGGACACCGCCTCCGCCCTCGCCGCCGGCTGCCCCGTGGTCTTCAAGGCACACAACGCCCACCCCGGCACCAGCGAACTGGTGGGCCAGGCCATCGCCAAGGCGGTCAAGGACTTCGGTCTCCATCCGGGCGTCTTCTCCCTCATCTACGGCCCGGGCAGCAGCATCGGCCAAGCCCTCGTGGCCGATCCGGCCATCAAGGCCGTCGGTTTCACCGGCTCCCAGAGCGCCGGCATCGCGCTGATGCGCACCGCCGCCGCACGCCCGGAACCCATCCCCGTTTACGCGGAGATGTCCTCCCTCAACCCCGTGTTCGTCTTCCCCGGTGCCCTCAACGGCTCCGCCGAAAAAATCGACGCCCTGGCGCAGCAGTACGTCACCGCCGTCACCGGCAGCTCCGGCCAGCTCTGCACCTCCCCCGGCCTGCTGTTCGCCCCCGCCGGTGAGGCAGGCGACAAACTGGCTGCCGCCGTCGGACGCGCTGTTTCCACATGTGCCGGACAGACGATGCTGACCGCGGGCATCGCCGGTTCCTGGAACTCCGGAACCGAGGCGCTCGGCGCCGCCGAGAACGTGACCGTCGTCGGCACCGGAGCTCCCGGTCCCACCCAGAACGCCCCAGCACCGGCCATCTTCGGCACGGACATCAGCAACTTCATCAGCAACGAGGTCCTGCACGCGGAAATCTTCGGCGCGGCCAGCCTGGTGATCCGCTACTCCTCAGCCGAGGAACTCATCGAGGCCACTAACCGGATTGAGGGGCAGCTCACCGCTTCCCTGCAGCTCACCGAAGAGGACTACCCGACGGCGGCACGCCTGATCCCTGCCCTGGAACAGAAGGTGGGACGCATCATCGTGAACGGCTGGCCCACCGGCGTCGAAGTTGGACACGCCATGGTTCACGGCGGCCCCTTCCCCGCCACGTCTGACACGCGCACCACATCCGTCGGTACGCTGGCAATTAACAGGTTCCTCCGGCCGGTCGCCTACCAGAACCTGCCCCAGGAACTGCTGCCCGCACCGCTCAAGGACGCCAACCCGTGGCAGCTGAACCGCCGGATCGACGGTGACGTGGTCCCCGCCGCAGAGAAAGAGGAGGTCAACGCGTGA
- the kdgD gene encoding 5-dehydro-4-deoxyglucarate dehydratase, which produces MAKLSPQELANTLKDGLLSFPVTSFDAELQFDEENYRKHLAWQASYPVAGLFAAGGTGEGFSLTPAESARVVRAAVEEVGSTVPVLASAGGSTAQAIENARAAEAAGAEGILLLPPYLTEADQGGLIEHVSAVCRATSLGVIIYNRANAIYKDTTVATLADRHENLIGFKDGVGDLEHDARVYAKLGDRLFYLGGLPTAETFALPLLQLGMSTYSSAMYNFVPQFALDFYKDVRNNDRVAVNQKLNEFVIPYLDIRDRVKGYAVSIVKGGLDAIGRSAGGVRPPLQNMAVQDLADLKVLIAKVS; this is translated from the coding sequence GTGGCAAAACTTTCACCCCAGGAACTCGCCAACACCCTCAAGGACGGGCTGCTGTCCTTCCCCGTGACCTCCTTCGATGCAGAGCTGCAGTTCGACGAGGAGAACTACCGCAAGCACCTGGCGTGGCAGGCCAGCTACCCCGTGGCAGGGCTTTTCGCCGCCGGCGGCACGGGTGAGGGCTTCTCCCTCACCCCGGCCGAGTCGGCCCGCGTGGTCCGCGCCGCCGTCGAGGAAGTCGGCAGCACCGTCCCCGTTCTGGCTTCCGCCGGCGGTTCCACCGCCCAGGCTATCGAGAACGCCAGGGCTGCCGAGGCCGCCGGTGCCGAGGGCATCCTGCTCCTGCCGCCGTACCTGACCGAAGCCGACCAGGGTGGCCTGATCGAGCACGTCAGCGCCGTTTGCCGGGCCACGTCGCTCGGCGTGATCATCTACAACCGCGCCAACGCCATCTACAAGGACACCACGGTAGCCACCCTGGCGGACCGGCACGAAAACCTGATTGGCTTCAAGGACGGTGTGGGCGACCTCGAGCACGACGCCCGCGTCTACGCCAAGCTGGGCGACCGCCTGTTCTACCTCGGCGGCCTCCCCACGGCAGAGACCTTCGCGCTGCCGCTCCTGCAGCTGGGCATGAGCACCTATTCCAGCGCGATGTACAACTTCGTGCCGCAGTTCGCGCTCGACTTCTACAAGGACGTGCGCAACAACGACCGCGTGGCCGTCAACCAGAAGCTCAACGAGTTCGTCATCCCCTACCTGGACATCCGCGACCGCGTGAAGGGCTACGCCGTCTCCATCGTCAAAGGCGGCTTGGACGCCATCGGCCGTTCCGCCGGCGGCGTCCGTCCCCCGCTGCAGAACATGGCGGTGCAGGACCTCGCGGATCTCAAGGTACTCATCGCCAAGGTCTCCTAA
- a CDS encoding LysR family transcriptional regulator — protein sequence MFTFDQLTGFIAVAEELHFGRAAERLNMTQPPLSRQIQKLEKTVGAELLERDNRRVELTAAGRAFLDEARRLMALANRAPVTARRIASGRQGHLRIGFTAASGFSILGPLLEEIGAIVPDVDIDLQELVTGEQIQGLLTGELDLGLARPPFDTEVFDSHLLYRESMVLAVPASHPLTDLKRDIENEDLKDEPLIMHSPTQARYFYDLVVRLHAVRHENVVHTVSQILTMVSLVAAKRGVAFVPHSATALGIRGVSFLRLASSEEEPVELHAIWSRDAKNPALVRLLRDLEFAAN from the coding sequence ATGTTTACCTTCGACCAGCTGACCGGGTTCATAGCCGTCGCCGAGGAACTGCACTTCGGCCGGGCCGCCGAGCGCCTCAACATGACCCAGCCTCCACTCAGCCGCCAGATCCAGAAACTGGAGAAGACGGTGGGGGCCGAACTCCTCGAGCGGGACAACCGCCGGGTTGAGCTGACCGCCGCCGGACGGGCCTTCCTTGACGAAGCCCGCAGACTCATGGCACTGGCCAACCGGGCACCGGTAACCGCACGGCGCATCGCCTCCGGCCGGCAGGGCCACCTTCGCATCGGCTTCACGGCGGCGAGTGGGTTCAGCATCCTTGGCCCGCTGCTGGAAGAAATCGGCGCAATAGTGCCGGACGTGGACATCGATCTCCAGGAGCTGGTCACGGGCGAGCAGATCCAGGGCCTGCTCACCGGCGAGCTGGACCTGGGCCTGGCGCGCCCTCCCTTCGACACGGAAGTTTTCGACTCGCACTTGCTGTACCGCGAGTCCATGGTGCTGGCGGTGCCCGCATCGCATCCCCTTACTGATCTCAAGCGGGACATCGAAAACGAGGACCTCAAGGACGAGCCGCTCATCATGCACTCGCCCACGCAGGCCAGGTACTTCTACGACCTCGTGGTCCGCCTGCACGCGGTCCGGCACGAAAACGTGGTGCACACCGTGAGCCAGATCCTCACCATGGTCTCGCTCGTCGCCGCCAAGCGCGGCGTGGCCTTTGTGCCGCACTCGGCAACTGCACTGGGCATCCGCGGGGTTTCGTTCCTGCGACTGGCCAGCAGTGAGGAGGAGCCCGTGGAGTTGCATGCCATCTGGAGCCGTGATGCCAAGAACCCGGCACTGGTGCGCCTGCTGCGCGATCTGGAGTTTGCGGCCAACTGA
- a CDS encoding tripartite tricarboxylate transporter substrate binding protein — translation MMHFPNRRAILGAASAITLLALTACGNVSGGSNDSSKYPNGPVNLTVGQAPGGSTDLIARAISEGAAKTLGAPMPVVNKPGANGALASKEVAGKPADGQNLLLINASLITITPLAVTQDEAVNIDDFDIITGLSQDDYVLVASEKSGFKSIKDVTSAGRNVTYGTTGVGTGSQLAQTVLFKQANVKGTDVPFDSGKPALTAVLGNQVELATIQLGEAMPQIEAGKVSPLLVFSEERNSFLADTPTAKESGYDVPVAQYRAVAAPKGTPQEVKDKLLAAIQDTLKSDAYKEFNKKNMLTPKEISGEEVVTQWKDYAAKYKALVEKYSISLAGNK, via the coding sequence ATGATGCACTTCCCCAACCGCCGCGCCATTCTCGGAGCCGCGTCCGCCATCACCCTGTTGGCCCTGACCGCATGCGGCAACGTTTCCGGCGGCAGCAACGATTCATCGAAGTACCCTAACGGCCCGGTCAACCTCACCGTCGGCCAGGCGCCCGGCGGCAGCACCGACCTCATCGCTCGTGCCATCTCCGAAGGCGCAGCCAAGACCCTCGGCGCACCGATGCCTGTGGTAAACAAGCCGGGTGCCAACGGCGCACTTGCCAGCAAAGAGGTGGCAGGAAAGCCGGCGGACGGCCAGAACCTCCTGCTCATCAACGCTTCCCTGATCACCATCACGCCGCTGGCTGTGACCCAGGACGAGGCCGTCAACATCGATGACTTCGACATCATCACCGGGCTGTCCCAGGACGATTATGTCCTGGTTGCCAGCGAAAAATCCGGCTTCAAATCCATCAAGGACGTGACCTCGGCCGGCCGCAACGTCACTTACGGCACTACTGGCGTCGGCACCGGCAGCCAGCTCGCCCAGACCGTTCTCTTCAAGCAGGCCAACGTGAAGGGCACCGACGTTCCCTTCGACAGCGGCAAGCCAGCACTGACCGCCGTCCTGGGCAACCAGGTGGAACTGGCCACCATCCAGCTCGGCGAGGCCATGCCCCAGATCGAGGCCGGCAAGGTGTCCCCGCTGCTCGTCTTCTCGGAGGAGCGCAACTCCTTCCTGGCTGACACACCCACCGCAAAGGAATCCGGCTATGACGTTCCGGTCGCTCAGTACCGTGCCGTCGCCGCTCCCAAGGGAACCCCGCAGGAAGTCAAGGACAAGCTCCTTGCCGCCATCCAGGACACCCTGAAGTCGGATGCGTACAAGGAGTTCAACAAGAAGAACATGCTGACCCCGAAGGAAATCTCCGGTGAGGAAGTAGTCACGCAGTGGAAGGACTACGCAGCCAAGTACAAGGCCCTGGTGGAGAAGTACAGCATCAGCCTCGCCGGGAACAAGTGA
- a CDS encoding tripartite tricarboxylate transporter TctB family protein has product MQAPSPVSGGGDSSNAVSSAGNGTNDLPDVELDDLTPEQLAAQWEEEKPPAAGAMANVGSSLVVIGVGIGAVVLSIAMGLGTPSAPQPGLWPFMISCVMVVLGLFQLIMGRHNRDAEKFTRMSVAPLTGLVTLAAMVALMPLAGFELPALVLCIIWMRFLGGETWRSTLVVSAVVVAAFYGIFVTALNTSIPHLF; this is encoded by the coding sequence GTGCAGGCACCATCACCGGTATCCGGCGGAGGAGACAGTTCCAACGCTGTTTCCTCCGCCGGGAACGGCACCAACGATCTCCCTGACGTTGAGCTTGATGATCTGACGCCCGAGCAGCTGGCGGCCCAGTGGGAGGAAGAAAAACCGCCGGCCGCCGGCGCGATGGCCAACGTGGGGTCCTCCCTCGTGGTCATCGGCGTCGGCATCGGAGCCGTGGTCCTGTCCATCGCAATGGGTCTGGGCACACCGTCCGCCCCGCAACCCGGCCTGTGGCCCTTCATGATCAGCTGCGTCATGGTGGTCCTCGGGCTGTTCCAGCTGATCATGGGCCGGCACAACCGGGACGCGGAGAAGTTCACCCGCATGTCCGTGGCCCCGCTGACCGGTCTGGTCACCCTGGCCGCCATGGTGGCCCTCATGCCGCTGGCCGGCTTCGAACTGCCCGCCCTGGTGCTGTGCATCATCTGGATGCGCTTCCTCGGCGGCGAAACCTGGCGCTCCACGCTCGTGGTCAGCGCCGTCGTCGTGGCAGCTTTCTACGGCATCTTCGTGACGGCGCTCAACACTTCCATCCCCCACCTCTTCTAG
- a CDS encoding tripartite tricarboxylate transporter permease, translated as MDFLNPVINGFAVVLEPMNLLYCLIGVVIGMLIGVLPGLGPAATIAILLPLTYNVEPVTAIIMLAGIFYGAQYGGTITSVLLRLPGEASSVVTVFDGYQMAKQGRAGTALGLASIGSFIGGTAAIIGLTFLAPIVASFALDFGPAEYTALALLGILLVATISSGSKTKALIAAALGLLLATAGRDIFTGENRFTFGSLELADGIDFVPIAMGIFGLGEILYNLEERHRAAKAPSAVANVWPSRGDLKQASGAIGRGSVLGFFLGILPGGGATIASMASYAMEKKRAKQPERFGKGAPEGVAGPETANNAAATSSFIPLLTLGIPANATMALMFGALLIQGVTPGPQLVEQDPELFWGVVNSMYIGNILLLIMSLPLVGIFVKILRVRAAILAPITALITLLGAYTINNSMFDVTLVVVFGIIGYLMKKFGFEPGPLVLAFVLGSLLESSLRRALLVFGGDPLGFFSRPISATLLIVFVVVAALPGIRSALAKRKATDAAGTTATEIKEKV; from the coding sequence GTGGATTTCCTGAATCCCGTGATCAACGGATTTGCAGTCGTCCTGGAGCCAATGAACCTCCTGTACTGCCTGATCGGCGTCGTCATCGGCATGCTGATCGGTGTATTGCCCGGTCTGGGGCCCGCGGCAACCATCGCCATCCTGCTCCCGCTCACCTACAACGTTGAGCCCGTCACCGCCATCATCATGCTGGCCGGCATCTTCTACGGTGCCCAGTACGGCGGCACCATCACGTCGGTGCTGCTGCGGCTGCCCGGCGAGGCATCCTCGGTAGTGACTGTCTTCGACGGCTACCAGATGGCCAAGCAGGGACGGGCCGGCACGGCCCTGGGCCTGGCATCCATTGGCTCGTTCATTGGCGGCACCGCAGCCATCATCGGTCTGACGTTCCTGGCTCCGATCGTGGCGAGCTTCGCCCTGGACTTTGGTCCCGCCGAATACACCGCCCTGGCGCTGCTGGGCATCCTGCTGGTGGCCACCATAAGCAGCGGCTCAAAGACCAAGGCACTCATCGCCGCCGCCCTCGGCCTGCTGCTGGCGACCGCTGGCCGGGACATCTTCACCGGTGAAAACCGGTTCACCTTTGGCAGCCTGGAGTTGGCCGACGGCATCGACTTCGTGCCGATCGCCATGGGCATCTTCGGCCTCGGCGAGATCCTCTACAACCTCGAGGAGCGCCACCGCGCCGCAAAGGCGCCCTCCGCCGTCGCAAACGTCTGGCCCTCCCGGGGTGACCTCAAGCAGGCGTCCGGTGCCATCGGGCGCGGCTCGGTCCTCGGGTTCTTCCTGGGCATCCTGCCCGGCGGCGGTGCCACCATCGCCTCCATGGCCTCCTACGCCATGGAGAAGAAGCGCGCCAAGCAGCCCGAGCGCTTCGGCAAGGGCGCGCCGGAGGGCGTGGCCGGGCCGGAAACCGCCAACAACGCCGCGGCAACGTCCTCGTTCATTCCGCTGCTGACCCTCGGCATCCCGGCCAACGCCACCATGGCGCTGATGTTCGGCGCGCTGCTGATCCAGGGCGTCACCCCGGGTCCGCAGCTCGTGGAGCAGGACCCGGAACTGTTCTGGGGCGTGGTGAACTCCATGTACATCGGCAACATCCTGCTGCTGATCATGAGCCTGCCGCTGGTGGGGATCTTCGTGAAGATCCTCCGCGTCCGCGCCGCCATCCTGGCGCCCATCACGGCGCTGATCACCCTGCTCGGCGCGTACACGATCAACAACAGCATGTTCGACGTGACGCTCGTGGTTGTCTTCGGAATCATCGGCTACCTGATGAAGAAATTCGGCTTCGAACCGGGTCCGCTGGTGCTCGCATTCGTGCTGGGCTCCCTGCTGGAGAGCTCCCTCCGCCGCGCCCTGCTGGTGTTTGGCGGCGACCCGCTGGGCTTCTTCAGCCGCCCCATCTCCGCCACGCTCCTCATCGTCTTTGTGGTCGTGGCCGCGCTTCCGGGCATCCGCTCCGCGCTGGCCAAGCGCAAGGCCACAGACGCCGCGGGAACCACCGCCACAGAAATCAAG